The DNA window CGACTTCAACCGGCAGGACTGGGCCGTGCTGTTGCAGCTGCGCCCACAGGAGGTACCCGTCGCCGAGGCGCCGTCCGGCCCGGAACTTCCAACAGCTCCCGCTGGAGGGGAGCCCATGCCGGCCGCCCCGGTGACACCGGCCGAGACCGTCACGCCCCCTTGAAATCAGCGCCGTCATCCACGGCTGCCACACCCCGCCGCCAGCCGGTAAAGTCGCGCGATGGAACCCATCCTCCTGCTGATCGCCGCCGGTGCCGTGTTCGGCTGGTGGAACGCCGCCCGCGCCGCGGCCGAACGCGCCACCGAAGTGGGCCGCAATGCCTGCTCGGCCGCAGGCGTCCTGTGGCTGGACCAGAGCGTGCATGCCGCCGGCGTGCGTTTGCGCC is part of the Pseudoxanthomonas sp. JBR18 genome and encodes:
- a CDS encoding DUF3301 domain-containing protein, giving the protein MEPILLLIAAGAVFGWWNAARAAAERATEVGRNACSAAGVLWLDQSVHAAGVRLRRREDGRLGLERSFRFDYSYDGAERHTGRLVLHGDRLVSFVGPARPDNTAEFRTLH